From Arcticibacter tournemirensis, one genomic window encodes:
- a CDS encoding RHS repeat-associated core domain-containing protein, which yields MGRKTHTWESINNATEVLLAKNTYNEVGQLWKKELHNGLQTTTYTYNERGWLSGSSSPKFDLKLRYNQTTKGALPQYNGNISEQEYTGDYSGNRWFTYQYDALNRLTTSAYNNSNLLGEQLAYDKMGNITSLTRGNYGTLGYVYDGNRLSSVSGFKAGSYGYDANGNATTDGTRGVTITYNELNLPLQVSGTGTAAYTYDAAGNKLRSVQGGTTRDYIGGIQYTNGVIDFIQTEEGRAVRKSDGSYAYEYNLKDHLGNTRVVIDDNGNNTQRVVQEDEYYAFGLNVGRYTLGNKNNYLYNGKEKQDVLTDEYDYGARFYDPVIGRFTTVDPKAELYRMGSTYLYGANNPIRFIDINGEGPGDRIKAARSMTGTPYKQETGSNRTANTPEGRKYMDCSEFVSRVLAADQVTDGVKGMNTKDIKAFVGNKDQFEHSNTPEVGDIALWDGHVGIVTAVDKGGKIKLIHARGAGKDAKENPYAILPSQYRNSDFFGYYRPIEETPDGKLDGANMSTTTKPAKPEEDNRIYNGGTLKEAPVTSTRRTEEQGHN from the coding sequence ATGGGCAGAAAGACCCATACCTGGGAAAGCATCAATAATGCAACCGAAGTCCTTCTGGCAAAGAATACTTATAACGAAGTCGGCCAGTTGTGGAAGAAGGAGTTGCATAACGGACTCCAGACCACCACCTACACATATAATGAGCGGGGCTGGCTGAGCGGATCCAGTTCTCCGAAGTTCGACCTGAAGCTGAGGTATAACCAAACAACCAAAGGCGCCCTCCCGCAGTACAACGGAAATATCTCCGAACAGGAATACACGGGGGACTACAGCGGCAACCGCTGGTTCACCTACCAGTATGACGCCCTGAACCGCCTGACCACATCAGCATATAACAACAGCAACCTTCTTGGCGAGCAGCTGGCATATGACAAGATGGGGAACATCACCAGTCTGACGCGAGGAAACTACGGAACGCTGGGATATGTTTACGACGGAAACCGTTTAAGCAGTGTATCAGGCTTTAAGGCCGGAAGCTATGGTTACGATGCCAACGGCAATGCCACCACAGACGGCACCAGGGGTGTTACCATTACGTATAACGAGCTGAACCTTCCTTTACAGGTAAGCGGAACGGGTACAGCCGCCTATACCTATGATGCCGCAGGAAACAAACTGCGGTCGGTACAGGGAGGGACTACCAGGGACTATATTGGTGGCATCCAGTATACCAACGGAGTGATCGACTTTATTCAGACCGAAGAAGGCAGGGCAGTGAGGAAAAGCGATGGCAGCTACGCCTACGAATACAACCTGAAGGACCATCTGGGCAACACCAGGGTGGTGATAGACGACAACGGCAACAATACCCAGCGGGTGGTACAGGAAGACGAGTATTATGCCTTCGGATTGAATGTTGGAAGATATACACTCGGGAATAAAAATAATTATCTTTATAACGGAAAGGAGAAACAGGATGTCTTAACAGATGAATATGATTATGGGGCCAGGTTTTATGATCCGGTGATTGGGAGATTTACGACTGTCGATCCTAAGGCAGAGCTATACCGAATGGGATCTACGTACTTGTATGGAGCTAATAATCCGATCCGGTTTATTGATATAAACGGTGAAGGCCCGGGTGATAGAATCAAGGCGGCAAGAAGCATGACCGGAACGCCATATAAACAGGAAACCGGCTCGAACAGAACAGCAAATACACCCGAAGGAAGAAAGTATATGGACTGTTCGGAGTTTGTTTCAAGGGTCTTGGCAGCCGATCAGGTAACGGATGGAGTGAAAGGAATGAATACGAAAGATATTAAGGCTTTTGTAGGCAATAAAGACCAATTCGAACATTCTAATACCCCCGAAGTCGGTGACATTGCACTGTGGGACGGTCATGTAGGTATCGTAACTGCTGTAGACAAAGGGGGTAAGATCAAACTGATACATGCCCGGGGTGCAGGAAAAGACGCAAAGGAGAACCCTTATGCCATACTCCCAAGCCAGTATCGCAACTCGGACTTTTTTGGCTATTACCGGCCAATAGAGGAAACACCCGATGGAAAACTGGATGGAGCGAATATGTCTACAACTACTAAGCCTGCAAAGCCAGAGGAAGACAACAGGATATATAATGGGGGAACGCTTAAGGAGGCGCCTGTTACATCAACAAGAAGAACAGAAGAACAAGGACATAACTAA
- a CDS encoding LytR/AlgR family response regulator transcription factor has translation MISLYIYGDSSLINSVNDLTFVSYRCVGSSINFRTAFLEILSNKPEVVIVDEEIAFRNPTEVTLLQRLSLVVYSSKKVTTASEIQNDFFLHTPLPKHRYMSTFPYQDLESNSILYHYGLIDDTAVFIRTNAKGVGGKIETRIDISNILYIESSRNYLTFYTDNDMSFCTMMSLRFIETKLPVQFKRINKSVIINADKITSVEGCEFVILKDPKLRIPIGLHYRREFLKWKREIRLTR, from the coding sequence ATGATTAGCCTATATATCTATGGAGATAGCTCTCTTATCAATTCTGTTAACGATCTTACCTTCGTTTCATATAGATGTGTTGGATCTTCTATTAACTTCAGAACTGCATTTCTGGAAATACTAAGCAATAAACCTGAGGTTGTTATCGTAGACGAAGAAATTGCATTTAGAAATCCAACAGAAGTAACCTTACTCCAGCGCTTATCCCTGGTTGTATATTCCTCAAAGAAGGTTACCACTGCAAGCGAGATTCAAAACGACTTTTTTTTGCATACCCCCTTGCCTAAACACAGATATATGTCAACGTTTCCCTATCAAGATCTTGAAAGCAACAGTATCTTGTATCATTACGGTCTGATTGACGATACCGCAGTCTTTATACGAACTAACGCGAAAGGAGTAGGAGGGAAGATTGAAACAAGAATCGACATTTCTAATATTTTATACATTGAATCGTCCAGAAATTACCTGACGTTCTATACTGACAATGACATGAGTTTTTGTACCATGATGTCTCTGAGGTTCATTGAAACGAAGTTACCTGTGCAATTTAAAAGAATCAATAAGTCTGTCATTATAAACGCAGATAAAATAACTTCAGTTGAAGGTTGTGAGTTTGTCATCTTAAAAGACCCCAAGCTTCGAATTCCCATCGGACTTCATTATAGAAGAGAGTTCCTTAAATGGAAAAGAGAAATTAGATTAACACGTTAA
- a CDS encoding Pycsar system effector family protein, whose protein sequence is MNNYQSVLDQVRHYVTSYYKQNDKADFTYHNLKHTEAVVKAATNISNHYQLDDKNFFVVLCAAWFHDIGYYASTSNHEQKGADMAVAFLKEHGMDEAIDIEVKSCILSTRIPQHPSNLNEQIICDADLFHFGTDDFKENNKRMRKEYEALHHIPVDKSEWRRSTIKLLEQHQFHTDFCRLLLSDKKEENLRELRKKATPESDKPKERTFDTELPATVPLAEPLGKKNKDKPERGIETMFRISSSNHQRLSDMADNKAHILITVNSIILSAIISLLLRRLEDNMYLALPTFLLLTASLLTMIYAILATRPSIPEGTFVQKDIEEKKVNLLFFGNFYKMSLDDYAAGMWKTMDDKEFLYGSLIRDVYSQGVVLGRKYRLLRIAYNIFMYGLIISVLAFIIASAIHGKD, encoded by the coding sequence ATGAATAATTATCAATCGGTGCTTGATCAGGTTCGTCATTATGTTACCTCTTACTATAAGCAAAATGACAAAGCTGACTTCACATACCATAATCTTAAGCATACAGAAGCAGTTGTTAAGGCGGCGACGAATATTTCCAACCATTACCAGCTGGATGATAAAAACTTCTTCGTTGTACTGTGTGCAGCCTGGTTTCACGATATAGGCTATTATGCCTCCACATCCAATCATGAGCAGAAAGGAGCCGATATGGCCGTTGCGTTTTTAAAAGAGCACGGAATGGACGAGGCTATCGATATTGAAGTAAAGTCATGCATTCTCTCTACCCGTATCCCACAGCATCCATCCAACCTGAACGAACAAATCATTTGCGATGCCGACCTTTTTCATTTCGGCACAGACGATTTTAAAGAAAACAACAAACGAATGAGAAAGGAGTATGAGGCTCTTCATCATATTCCGGTCGATAAAAGTGAATGGAGACGGAGTACAATAAAGCTGCTTGAACAACATCAGTTTCATACAGATTTCTGCCGTTTACTTCTGTCGGACAAGAAGGAGGAAAACCTCCGGGAGCTTAGGAAAAAGGCGACTCCGGAAAGTGATAAGCCAAAGGAACGAACTTTTGATACCGAACTGCCCGCAACAGTCCCACTAGCTGAACCGCTGGGGAAAAAGAATAAGGATAAACCCGAAAGAGGGATAGAAACGATGTTCAGGATCAGCTCTTCGAACCATCAGCGGCTTAGTGATATGGCCGATAATAAGGCACACATCCTTATTACTGTGAATTCGATCATCCTTTCAGCAATTATCAGTTTGCTGCTGCGCCGGCTTGAAGACAATATGTATCTGGCTCTTCCCACCTTTCTTCTTTTGACCGCAAGCCTCTTAACGATGATCTACGCGATACTTGCCACCCGGCCGAGTATTCCCGAAGGCACTTTCGTTCAAAAGGATATAGAAGAGAAAAAGGTGAACCTTCTTTTTTTCGGGAACTTTTACAAAATGAGCCTCGATGATTATGCTGCGGGAATGTGGAAGACGATGGACGACAAAGAATTTCTTTACGGAAGCCTCATACGCGATGTTTACTCACAGGGTGTGGTACTGGGCCGCAAATACCGCCTGCTGCGTATCGCTTACAATATTTTCATGTACGGCCTGATCATCTCCGTACTTGCGTTCATCATTGCTTCTGCCATACATGGGAAAGATTAA
- the ppk1 gene encoding polyphosphate kinase 1 → MGKINQDTMTNSFFNRDISWLSFNERVLEEAARENIPLLERIKFLSIYSSNLDEFFRVRMPVIKALGKIEKKQKDNNIIAENASAIINIQQARFGNILTQSILPRLEDHKVHLIYNEPLPKIIQDDIREYFLNEVLAFLQLVNLSDETIGFFPENNKLYFLLNVVKDGEEHTIIVNIPSDQLPRFYSKRAEDGILYIVFLDDIVRYNTDLLFKGSVVTECFSFKVTRDAEIDLADEYSGDLLDQISRVILKREQGLATRFLHQPGIPGTMFKIINNKLNLKHAQFMEGGVYHNLKDLMNFPYFNRDLSYKKWEPVRVSSIKAALPMCQQIAHKDLIFHTPYHSYNPVLRFFNEAATNADVEEIYVTLYRVASNSRIVNALITAAKNGKKVTVLVELKARFDEANNVKWARKMKEAGVRLIYSISSLKVHAKIALVKKRDGTRLKYTGLLATGNFNEKTASLYTDHILMTSHKGILREIELLFIFLARKERPKSPELIPFKYLLVSQFNLLSRFLELLDREISFANQGKEAAVTIKLNNLEEQVLISKLYEASAAGVKISLIVRGICCLIPGVEGMSENIKVRRIVDRYLEHGRIFLFNNGGEQQLFLGSADWMNRNIYRRIEVCFPILDGDVKKEIISILNLQLMDNIQAVNITSSDMNAPLSTGNRAVQSQKAIYDLIYSKNDQITTEHD, encoded by the coding sequence ATGGGAAAGATTAATCAGGATACGATGACGAATTCTTTTTTTAACAGGGATATAAGCTGGCTGTCTTTTAACGAACGTGTACTAGAAGAGGCTGCCCGGGAAAACATACCCTTACTCGAAAGGATAAAGTTTCTTTCCATCTATTCATCAAATCTCGACGAGTTTTTCAGAGTAAGGATGCCGGTTATCAAAGCGCTGGGCAAAATTGAAAAGAAGCAAAAAGACAATAACATTATTGCCGAAAATGCAAGCGCCATTATAAATATACAGCAGGCCCGCTTCGGTAATATTTTAACACAAAGCATCCTTCCCCGGTTGGAAGACCATAAAGTACATCTTATATACAATGAGCCCCTGCCAAAAATTATACAGGATGATATAAGGGAGTATTTCCTGAATGAAGTACTGGCGTTTCTGCAGTTAGTTAACCTTAGTGATGAAACGATCGGCTTCTTTCCTGAAAACAATAAGCTTTATTTCCTTCTGAATGTTGTGAAAGACGGCGAAGAGCATACTATCATTGTGAATATTCCTTCCGATCAGCTACCCCGCTTCTACAGCAAAAGAGCGGAGGATGGCATTCTTTATATTGTCTTTCTCGACGATATTGTGAGATACAATACCGACCTGCTGTTCAAAGGATCAGTTGTTACGGAGTGCTTTAGCTTCAAAGTTACACGGGATGCAGAAATCGATCTTGCTGATGAGTATTCCGGAGATTTACTGGATCAGATTTCCAGGGTCATATTAAAAAGGGAACAGGGGCTGGCCACACGCTTTCTTCATCAGCCCGGCATTCCGGGAACGATGTTCAAGATCATAAATAATAAACTGAACCTGAAGCACGCGCAATTTATGGAAGGCGGGGTTTATCATAACCTTAAAGACCTGATGAACTTTCCATACTTCAACAGGGATCTTTCTTATAAGAAATGGGAACCTGTTCGTGTTAGTTCAATAAAGGCTGCATTGCCCATGTGCCAGCAAATAGCACATAAAGATCTGATATTTCACACGCCATACCATTCATACAATCCCGTCCTCCGGTTTTTCAATGAAGCAGCTACAAACGCAGATGTTGAGGAGATATACGTTACCCTTTACAGAGTGGCCAGCAACTCGAGAATAGTAAATGCGCTGATAACCGCTGCAAAGAACGGAAAAAAAGTTACCGTTCTTGTAGAACTTAAGGCCAGGTTCGATGAGGCAAACAACGTTAAGTGGGCTAGAAAGATGAAGGAGGCCGGTGTACGGCTTATTTATAGTATTTCGTCCCTTAAGGTACATGCTAAGATAGCTCTTGTAAAAAAGAGGGACGGGACGCGTTTAAAATATACCGGATTACTTGCAACGGGGAATTTTAACGAAAAAACAGCCTCTTTGTATACCGATCATATCCTGATGACTTCACACAAAGGAATCTTAAGAGAAATTGAGTTGCTCTTTATTTTCCTGGCGAGAAAAGAACGGCCCAAATCACCGGAGCTAATCCCCTTTAAATACCTTCTGGTATCTCAATTCAACCTTCTGAGCCGTTTCCTCGAATTACTCGATAGAGAGATATCGTTTGCCAATCAGGGTAAGGAGGCTGCGGTAACGATCAAGCTTAATAATCTGGAGGAGCAGGTTCTGATCAGCAAATTATATGAAGCTTCTGCTGCAGGAGTTAAGATCAGCTTAATTGTTCGTGGCATATGCTGTCTGATACCTGGTGTTGAAGGGATGAGTGAGAATATCAAGGTTAGAAGGATAGTCGACCGCTATCTTGAACATGGACGAATATTTTTGTTTAACAACGGCGGCGAGCAGCAACTGTTCCTCGGTTCGGCAGACTGGATGAACCGCAATATATACAGAAGGATCGAAGTTTGTTTTCCTATTTTAGACGGGGATGTTAAGAAGGAGATTATCTCCATTCTAAATCTCCAGCTAATGGACAACATTCAGGCGGTAAATATAACCTCTTCGGATATGAATGCTCCTTTAAGCACAGGCAATAGAGCGGTTCAATCTCAGAAGGCTATTTATGATCTGATATACTCAAAGAATGATCAAATAACGACAGAACATGATTAA
- a CDS encoding SdiA-regulated domain-containing protein, producing the protein MINLRFTHIAAVLSYAFLAACGQSNTPTRSPDGYDLSNPQKFNMPESLLEISGIQFSKGNSDTVYAVQDEEGKIFRLRLGDDRAKHSKFSKSGDYEDLAILKGQMFVLKSNGTIFSFTKPMGEEAGMVNEIKGMLPKGEYEGMFADESDNRLYVLCKNCKTDKGTSESTGYILKVESADKLVMEKTFVVNADDVENSPGKKNTRFQPSALAKNPQTGEWFILSSANNSLVVCDGAFKTKAAYDLNSGSFLQPEGIAFDIHNNLYISNEGDELSTGNILKFVYSTQKARKQ; encoded by the coding sequence ATGATTAATTTAAGATTTACGCATATTGCTGCAGTATTATCATATGCATTTCTTGCGGCATGCGGTCAGAGCAATACGCCCACCAGGAGTCCCGATGGATATGATCTTTCAAACCCGCAAAAATTTAACATGCCTGAATCGCTTTTGGAAATATCAGGCATCCAGTTTAGTAAAGGCAATTCGGACACCGTTTATGCAGTGCAGGATGAAGAGGGAAAGATATTTCGTCTGCGTTTAGGGGATGACAGAGCAAAGCATTCAAAGTTTAGCAAGAGCGGTGATTATGAAGACCTCGCCATTCTGAAGGGCCAGATGTTTGTTCTTAAAAGTAATGGAACGATCTTTTCTTTTACTAAGCCTATGGGCGAAGAGGCTGGCATGGTGAATGAAATCAAAGGGATGTTACCAAAAGGAGAATATGAAGGAATGTTCGCCGACGAGTCGGACAACCGGCTTTACGTGCTGTGCAAAAACTGCAAAACCGACAAGGGTACAAGTGAGAGCACAGGATATATCCTGAAGGTTGAATCAGCGGATAAGCTGGTTATGGAAAAAACATTCGTTGTGAATGCTGATGATGTTGAAAATTCCCCAGGGAAGAAGAATACCCGTTTCCAGCCATCCGCACTGGCAAAGAACCCCCAAACGGGTGAATGGTTCATTCTCTCTTCGGCAAACAATTCGCTCGTTGTATGCGATGGGGCATTTAAAACCAAAGCGGCGTATGATTTAAATTCGGGATCTTTTCTTCAACCAGAGGGTATTGCCTTTGATATTCATAACAATCTTTATATATCTAACGAAGGAGACGAGCTAAGCACAGGTAATATTCTCAAATTTGTTTATTCGACACAGAAAGCCAGGAAACAGTAA
- a CDS encoding GAF domain-containing protein codes for MKSAVLRFNKEAGRQIVDSALSFKPFLQILSDRADTEASEKKKFYDFILDKFNEHGLASDRVEPECVVNKKDILELIFATLTPLITAEKDYLWALGTPVPEAIFYCTDAFAQFFENNILANHSNDHEHFERSKYEFIYSLVLKKYYNIDAFIKDEKLYAYTDPHTGLSKYLSIQADTRFIDISLKGPLPDLNIADIEHHIYDKEAYQTLIELLPLELFRVDGFSVLTFSDVTLRHAIENIRNLIISNDYNPAALYESVIQSLKTLAGDNKVEFGLLPFLMLNGKPVFEDNDSFRSILVNCALQKDSVDEIFEVLVNSYQKNPKPVFFGTLTEEKTELHPVLDLLRQNGIVSYAVLPIFYNNQLPGVLEIYSREGTISYEHILARLELAIPLLAQLLQNVADEFKSKIERVIKRKFTSLQPSVQWKFNEAAWNYLKAKRKDGAASAEIETISFKDVYPLYGAIDIRDSTTARNLAVKEDSAVLLRLCANTLLEIKKHHQLTLIDELIYECNKWAEKISAQMGTNDEILLSQFFEQKADPFLLHFKSTSPELTGVLQEYFRATKHDDGIAFSRRRELEASIQTINDSVNSYMEQVQPELQQSYPCYFEKFRTDGVEYDIYIGQSIAPDKAFNNLYIKNLRLWQLKSMIEIAGITHSLLSKTAIPLQTTQLIFIHSNPIDISFRNDERRFDVEGTYNIRYEILKKRIDKVRLKGSEERLTQPDKIALVYFNYKEAEEYVQYISYLQEQTLLKIDLEHLELEELQGVTGLKALRVGVNYND; via the coding sequence ATGAAATCAGCGGTTCTCCGGTTTAATAAAGAAGCAGGTCGTCAGATCGTAGACTCTGCGTTATCGTTTAAACCCTTCCTCCAGATTCTTTCCGACAGGGCAGACACCGAAGCTTCGGAAAAGAAAAAGTTTTATGATTTTATTCTTGATAAATTCAATGAACACGGCTTAGCTTCTGACCGAGTTGAGCCTGAGTGTGTTGTAAACAAAAAGGACATACTCGAACTTATCTTTGCAACCCTGACTCCGCTAATAACAGCTGAAAAAGACTACCTCTGGGCTCTGGGCACTCCGGTCCCTGAAGCTATCTTTTATTGTACGGATGCTTTCGCCCAATTTTTTGAGAATAACATTTTAGCTAACCACAGTAACGATCACGAGCACTTTGAGAGGTCTAAATATGAGTTTATATATTCTCTCGTACTGAAAAAATACTATAATATAGACGCGTTCATCAAAGATGAAAAGCTCTACGCTTACACCGATCCCCATACAGGGCTTTCTAAGTATTTAAGTATTCAGGCGGATACCCGCTTTATCGATATATCTCTTAAGGGACCACTTCCAGACCTCAACATTGCAGACATAGAACACCATATTTACGACAAAGAGGCATACCAGACTCTTATTGAATTACTACCCCTGGAACTTTTCAGAGTTGATGGATTTTCGGTTCTGACTTTTTCGGATGTTACATTAAGACATGCGATCGAGAACATCAGGAATTTGATCATAAGCAATGACTACAATCCGGCTGCATTATACGAGTCTGTTATTCAGTCTTTAAAAACCTTAGCGGGCGACAATAAAGTTGAGTTTGGCCTGCTTCCTTTTCTTATGTTAAATGGCAAACCCGTTTTTGAAGACAATGATTCATTCAGAAGTATTCTGGTTAACTGTGCATTACAGAAAGATTCTGTCGACGAGATATTTGAGGTTCTGGTCAATTCATATCAAAAGAATCCAAAGCCCGTTTTCTTTGGAACCTTAACCGAAGAGAAGACAGAACTTCACCCTGTGCTGGATTTGTTGAGGCAGAACGGCATTGTCTCGTATGCTGTATTACCTATATTTTACAACAATCAACTACCAGGTGTTCTGGAGATCTACAGCCGTGAAGGGACAATTTCGTATGAGCATATTCTCGCGCGGCTTGAACTTGCCATACCCCTGCTTGCACAGCTACTGCAGAATGTGGCAGATGAATTCAAATCAAAAATAGAAAGAGTTATTAAAAGAAAATTCACATCTCTTCAACCTTCCGTTCAATGGAAGTTTAATGAAGCTGCCTGGAATTATCTTAAGGCGAAGAGGAAAGACGGTGCTGCAAGCGCTGAAATAGAAACCATTTCGTTTAAAGATGTTTATCCCCTTTACGGAGCTATAGACATCCGCGACTCAACAACGGCGAGAAACCTCGCCGTAAAGGAAGACTCTGCCGTTCTTTTGAGATTGTGTGCCAATACCCTGCTCGAAATTAAAAAGCATCACCAACTCACTCTGATTGACGAACTGATTTATGAGTGCAATAAATGGGCAGAAAAGATCAGCGCTCAAATGGGCACCAATGACGAAATCCTGCTGTCGCAGTTTTTTGAACAAAAGGCAGATCCATTCCTGCTGCATTTTAAAAGTACATCACCTGAGCTGACCGGGGTATTGCAGGAATACTTTCGGGCAACAAAGCACGACGATGGTATCGCTTTTTCAAGGAGAAGGGAGCTTGAAGCTTCTATTCAAACGATTAACGATTCGGTCAACTCCTATATGGAGCAGGTTCAGCCCGAGTTGCAGCAGTCCTATCCCTGTTATTTTGAGAAGTTCAGAACCGACGGCGTGGAATATGATATTTACATTGGGCAATCTATAGCACCCGACAAAGCATTCAATAATCTTTATATAAAGAACCTTCGCTTGTGGCAACTTAAATCAATGATCGAAATAGCCGGCATTACTCACTCACTTTTATCAAAAACGGCCATCCCACTGCAAACGACACAGTTAATTTTCATCCACTCAAATCCGATAGATATCAGTTTCAGGAATGATGAACGAAGGTTTGATGTTGAAGGAACGTATAACATCAGATACGAAATCCTGAAAAAGAGGATAGACAAGGTGCGTTTAAAAGGAAGTGAAGAACGGTTGACGCAGCCCGACAAAATAGCGCTTGTATACTTTAACTATAAAGAAGCCGAGGAGTATGTTCAATATATCTCTTATCTGCAGGAACAGACCTTGCTGAAAATCGATCTGGAGCATCTCGAGCTGGAAGAATTACAAGGAGTTACAGGACTGAAGGCTCTCAGGGTGGGGGTAAACTATAACGATTAA